A window of Aliarcobacter trophiarum LMG 25534 contains these coding sequences:
- the waaA gene encoding lipid IV(A) 3-deoxy-D-manno-octulosonic acid transferase — translation MSLFAIFYNFILFSVYIVLIPYLLYKSKNQKYKDAIPAKFFLKNNPKFEKSGVWFHSCSMGEVRAIKPIIKEFEDKANISVITNTGFNEAKAICKNVRFLPFEIFLPFWINKQKVLVVMEAELWYMLFLFAKKKGAKTLLINARISDKSYKSYLRFRFFYKKVFENIDKVFAQSEIDKRRLEELGALNVEVVGNIKLAQLPQRKALFKKPNITTIVAASTHEGEEELILNAYKKEFGKLIIVPRHPERFIKVEEIIKDFIKDKNLEFHKFSVKEDFSSDIVLVDKLGILNDIYEIGDITILGGAFAKVGGHNPIEPAFFKNVIISGKNIFNQKSLFECIKNYYLIENSELKEYLEKANTLLKPELTKEGSFEPIIKEIKRWQ, via the coding sequence TTGAGCCTTTTTGCCATTTTTTATAATTTTATATTATTTTCAGTATATATAGTATTAATACCATATCTACTTTATAAATCAAAAAATCAAAAATATAAAGATGCAATTCCTGCAAAATTTTTCTTAAAAAATAACCCAAAATTTGAAAAATCTGGTGTTTGGTTCCACTCTTGTTCTATGGGTGAAGTAAGGGCTATTAAGCCAATTATCAAAGAGTTTGAAGATAAAGCAAACATTAGTGTTATTACAAATACAGGATTTAATGAAGCAAAGGCTATTTGTAAAAATGTTAGATTTTTACCCTTTGAGATATTTTTACCATTTTGGATAAATAAACAGAAGGTTTTGGTGGTTATGGAAGCTGAGCTTTGGTATATGCTTTTTTTATTTGCCAAAAAAAAAGGTGCAAAAACTTTACTTATTAATGCTAGAATTTCAGATAAATCATATAAATCATATCTTAGATTTAGATTCTTTTATAAGAAAGTTTTTGAAAATATAGATAAAGTTTTTGCACAAAGCGAAATTGACAAGAGAAGATTAGAAGAGCTTGGAGCTTTAAATGTGGAAGTAGTGGGAAATATAAAACTAGCCCAACTACCACAAAGAAAAGCTCTTTTTAAAAAACCAAATATTACAACAATAGTTGCAGCAAGCACGCATGAAGGTGAAGAAGAGCTAATTTTAAATGCTTATAAGAAGGAGTTTGGGAAATTAATTATAGTTCCTAGACATCCAGAGAGATTTATAAAAGTTGAAGAGATAATAAAAGATTTTATAAAAGATAAAAACCTTGAGTTTCATAAGTTTAGTGTTAAAGAGGATTTCTCTAGTGATATAGTTTTGGTAGATAAATTAGGAATTCTAAATGATATTTATGAAATAGGAGATATCACAATTTTAGGTGGAGCATTTGCTAAGGTTGGTGGACACAATCCTATAGAACCTGCTTTTTTCAAAAATGTGATTATTAGTGGAAAAAATATTTTTAATCAAAAATCACTTTTTGAGTGTATAAAAAACTACTATTTAAT
- a CDS encoding zinc ribbon domain-containing protein: MNKYLQDLIALSKYDTSISQFDPKIENQRAKLAVFVETAEALKVSINSVYLEIDELKSKRTKNNIHLAELKTKLDQIAKKNKEVTNEKELKALQLEEEIAKEQVSFANEEIERFDKLTVAKEDKLKELQEKLKTEEEDIKEVKVAVDNEIEAINKDRNIVYDKRNELLGQFDKKILTFYEKIKRWAKDTAVVPVKQQACYGCFMKINDKTYSEVIKGEEIVNCLHCGRILYKGEEETTATEA; encoded by the coding sequence TTGAATAAATATTTACAAGATTTAATTGCTTTATCAAAGTATGATACAAGTATTAGTCAATTTGACCCAAAAATAGAGAATCAAAGAGCAAAATTAGCTGTTTTTGTAGAAACAGCAGAAGCACTAAAAGTTTCAATAAACAGTGTTTATTTAGAGATTGATGAGTTAAAATCTAAAAGAACAAAAAACAATATTCATTTAGCAGAGCTAAAAACAAAGCTAGATCAAATCGCTAAAAAGAACAAAGAAGTGACAAATGAGAAAGAGCTAAAAGCTTTACAACTTGAAGAAGAGATAGCAAAAGAACAAGTTAGCTTTGCAAATGAAGAGATTGAAAGATTTGATAAATTAACAGTTGCAAAAGAGGATAAACTCAAAGAACTTCAAGAGAAGTTAAAAACGGAAGAAGAGGATATAAAAGAGGTTAAAGTTGCCGTTGATAATGAGATTGAGGCAATAAATAAAGATAGAAATATTGTTTATGATAAAAGAAATGAGCTTTTAGGTCAATTTGATAAGAAAATTTTAACTTTTTATGAAAAAATAAAAAGATGGGCAAAAGACACAGCTGTAGTTCCTGTAAAACAACAAGCTTGTTATGGATGCTTTATGAAAATAAATGACAAAACTTATTCTGAAGTAATCAAAGGCGAAGAGATAGTAAACTGTCTTCACTGTGGAAGAATTCTTTATAAAGGCGAAGAAGAAACAACTGCAACAGAGGCTTAA
- a CDS encoding Nif3-like dinuclear metal center hexameric protein → MANLKISEIYDYLNTISPFELQEKWDNSGLLVGNMEDSFENLYLSMDLDLELVQVLKPNSLVITHHPLIFTGLKRLNYDTYSSKILKELIKKDISLISMHTNIDKTHLNRFVVEEILNFKIKNQNEFIANVEVDFSFEELLNYLSKKLNLKNIKYVKTKEDIKTLAICTGSAMSLIDEVEADCFITGDIKYHDAMEARARGLSLIDIRHYESENHFNILLEKLLEEYLKKNKLKAIITASKNPFEFF, encoded by the coding sequence TTGGCAAATTTAAAGATAAGTGAGATATATGATTATTTAAACACTATTAGTCCATTTGAATTACAGGAGAAGTGGGATAACTCAGGACTTCTTGTAGGAAATATGGAAGATAGTTTTGAAAACTTATATTTGAGTATGGATTTAGATTTGGAATTAGTACAAGTTTTAAAACCAAACTCTCTTGTAATTACACATCATCCGCTTATTTTTACTGGTTTAAAAAGATTAAATTATGATACATACTCATCAAAAATACTAAAAGAGTTAATAAAAAAAGATATAAGCCTTATATCAATGCACACAAATATAGATAAAACACACCTAAATAGATTTGTTGTTGAGGAGATTTTGAATTTTAAAATAAAAAATCAAAATGAATTTATTGCAAATGTTGAAGTAGATTTTAGTTTTGAAGAGCTTTTAAACTATTTGAGCAAAAAATTAAATTTAAAAAATATAAAGTATGTAAAAACTAAGGAAGATATTAAAACTTTGGCAATTTGTACAGGTTCAGCTATGAGCTTAATAGATGAGGTAGAAGCAGATTGCTTTATAACAGGAGATATAAAATATCACGATGCTATGGAGGCAAGAGCTAGAGGTTTGTCTTTAATTGATATAAGACACTATGAAAGTGAAAATCATTTTAATATACTTTTGGAAAAGCTATTAGAAGAGTATTTGAAAAAAAATAAATTAAAAGCTATAATAACAGCTTCAAAAAATCCATTTGAGTTTTTTTAA
- the glyQ gene encoding glycine--tRNA ligase subunit alpha, producing MITFSQMLLKLQEFWANEGCNIVQPYDIPSGAGTFHPATLLRSLDSTPWSVAYVAPSRRPTDGRYGENPNRLGSYYQFQVLIKPSLENIQDLYLKSLEYLGLDLSRHDIRFVEDNWESPTLGAWGLGWEVWLDGMEVTQFTYFQQVGGIACEPVAVEITYGTERLAMYLQGVDTVFDIVWNENKFGKTTYADVHKEGEYQFSKYNFEVANTTMLFRHFEDAFLECKSCLEAELPLPAYDQCMIASHAFNTLDARKAISVTERQNYILKVRELAQSCAVMYKNQEKERLKRVGK from the coding sequence ATGATTACCTTTTCACAAATGTTATTAAAGCTTCAAGAGTTTTGGGCAAATGAGGGTTGTAATATTGTACAGCCTTATGATATACCATCGGGTGCAGGAACATTTCATCCAGCAACACTTTTAAGAAGTTTAGATAGTACTCCATGGAGTGTTGCATATGTGGCACCATCAAGAAGACCAACAGATGGAAGATATGGTGAAAACCCAAATAGGCTAGGAAGTTATTACCAGTTTCAAGTTTTAATAAAGCCTAGTCTTGAAAATATTCAAGATTTGTATCTTAAATCTTTGGAGTATCTAGGGCTTGATTTGAGCAGACACGATATTAGATTTGTAGAAGACAACTGGGAATCGCCAACATTGGGAGCTTGGGGCTTAGGTTGGGAAGTTTGGCTTGATGGTATGGAAGTTACTCAATTTACATATTTTCAACAAGTAGGAGGTATAGCTTGTGAACCTGTTGCTGTTGAGATCACTTATGGTACAGAGAGACTTGCTATGTATTTGCAAGGAGTTGATACTGTTTTTGATATTGTTTGGAATGAGAATAAATTTGGTAAAACAACTTATGCAGATGTTCATAAAGAGGGTGAGTACCAATTTTCAAAATATAACTTTGAAGTAGCAAATACAACTATGCTTTTTAGACATTTTGAAGATGCTTTTCTTGAATGTAAATCTTGTTTAGAAGCAGAGCTTCCACTTCCTGCATATGATCAATGTATGATAGCAAGTCATGCTTTTAATACACTAGATGCTAGAAAAGCAATAAGTGTAACTGAGAGACAAAACTATATTTTAAAGGTGCGAGAACTAGCTCAAAGTTGTGCTGTTATGTATAAAAACCAAGAAAAAGAGCGTCTAAAAAGAGTTGGTAAATAG
- a CDS encoding glutaredoxin family protein has translation MKPIALFTLPNCKWCKEAIIYLKSKKLKFNQIDLTKNKKALNDCQKRCSGAPVFLVGDVWICGFDKDKLNKELGIK, from the coding sequence TTGAAACCTATTGCACTATTTACTTTACCAAATTGTAAATGGTGCAAAGAGGCTATTATCTACTTAAAAAGTAAAAAGCTAAAATTTAATCAAATAGACTTAACAAAAAATAAGAAAGCCTTAAATGATTGCCAAAAAAGATGTTCTGGTGCACCAGTTTTTTTAGTTGGAGATGTTTGGATATGTGGCTTCGATAAAGATAAATTAAATAAAGAGTTAGGAATAAAATAA
- the purE gene encoding 5-(carboxyamino)imidazole ribonucleotide mutase, whose translation MKFVSIIMGSKSDYEIMKNCADTFEQFNVKYELIISSAHRSPERTKEYVKDAEEKGAVAFIAAAGMAAHLAGALAATTTKPIIGVPMKGGAMDGMDAMLSTVQMPAGMPVATVALGRAGAINAAYLAMQILAISDKDLAIKLKEDRIVKAKAVESDSKDIEVIL comes from the coding sequence ATGAAATTTGTATCAATAATTATGGGTAGTAAATCAGATTATGAAATTATGAAAAACTGTGCAGATACTTTTGAACAGTTTAATGTAAAGTATGAATTAATAATATCTTCGGCTCACAGAAGTCCAGAAAGAACAAAAGAGTATGTAAAAGATGCAGAAGAAAAAGGAGCAGTTGCATTTATAGCTGCTGCTGGAATGGCAGCTCACTTAGCAGGGGCATTAGCAGCAACTACAACTAAACCAATTATTGGAGTTCCTATGAAAGGTGGAGCAATGGATGGTATGGATGCTATGCTTTCAACTGTTCAAATGCCAGCAGGTATGCCTGTTGCTACAGTAGCTCTAGGACGTGCAGGGGCTATTAATGCGGCATATTTGGCAATGCAAATTTTAGCAATTAGCGATAAAGATTTAGCGATAAAACTAAAAGAAGATAGAATAGTAAAAGCAAAAGCTGTAGAGAGTGATTCAAAAGATATTGAAGTGATTTTATAA